CGGGAAGATGAAAAAATGATCCTGCATTATCATCTCCCTTTTGCAAACGAACACATGCTCGACCTGACGGTTGACTTTCTGCAGCAATCCCACAGCCTGAAACTGGACTTCTCAACCCGTGATGGCATTAACGTCCTCCGGCTGGCTTTAAAACGTGCAGCCCAGGATAAAGACCATCCCCTCAGTAAAGATGTCATCTGGCTGGAATCACTCAAAGCCTGCCTGGGTGAAGATGCCCTCGATCTCGAATCGCTGTCTGAAAAACGCACGCAGAACCTGGGCGGAAATATGATGCCGATGGGTCTGGGCGATTTCTTTTTTGCTCCGGATAACCCGTTACATCCGGATCGAGATGATGATGACGATGATGATGACGATGATGATTTCGATGACCTGGATTACGATGACGACGATGAGGACCAGGATCAGTATTAGAGCGAGCACATTTGACCATAGCGCCTCTCAATCTATTATACTCGGTCAAATAGACCCAGAGACGCTACAGTAAAACTGGCTACGGTCTAACCTGTAATTACGGGGTCGAAGTCAAAACTGCTATGGTTTTTTTGCCGCAATCGGCGGATCTTCAAAACTGAGTCGGATCTGAAATGGCTCGATGAGAATATCGTTGCGTTCGAGATCAGGGACTACCCAGATCCTTAAACGATTGCTGGTAGTCGTCTCCTTGAGAACAACATCTCCATTTCTCAAGTCAACAACCTGCAAATCAACCTGTGTTCCATCAGTCGAGGTAATCCCCCTGATTCTGCGAATGCCAAAGGTCATCACTGGCAAATCTAAAAACTGAGAGAAATCAATCCCCTGTGTTTCCAGAGGCAGTGACCACATTAATTCTCCCGTCTGTCGATCGATGGAATAGGCCATTCCATTAAACAGATAGGAAGTCAGGCTCAACGATCGAAATACCACCCTGCCTCTGGTGGCATCTGCTCTGTCCGCAGCGATATAAGGCAGACTGACAAATACCAGGTACTGACGTGAATTTCTGAGTACGAGCAGGTTGATCATCTTGGATGCAGGCTGCCCTTGGACTGCAAATTTCTGTTCGCCTGTCATTAAATCCAGAAAAGCAATCGTCCCATCTGGATGCATCATGACAATTTCATAATTCTGTCCCAGCGTATAAATTGAATTCTCGCTCAGCTTCTGACTCCAGATTTCCTCATCCTTTGTCAGATCCTTCAGATGCAGCTGGCGGTCATTGTCTGCTTCGATCGTCAAAGTGAGTAGATAGCGTTCGAAGGCAAAGATCGGCGACTCCCCCTGATCCAGCTTGAATGTGTTAATCACATCACCATTCTGACCACTCAACACAACATAGCGTTGCTCAGCCTGTTCCTGGCCTGCGATGACTATCACATGCTCTGCATCACCATAATGCCTGCTGCTGATGCCAAATCCCTGTTGCTTCCATAAGATTTCTCCCGTCAGCAAATCAGCGGCGATCAGATCTGAACCGATCTGGTAACAGATAAATTCCTCGTTGATTGTCCCGATTCGCCCCAATAATTCACGATCCATGTTTCGAGTAAGATACTCGCGCAACACAGGTGCCACCCCGGTACGTTCAATCGAAATATAATCTCGCACACTGGGAGGGCCGGACATGAGACGCTGTTTCCATAACAGCAGAGGTCGGTCTTCTGAATCGCGATTCAGAGTATCCAGAATAAAAAATTCGGCGCCAAAATTGACCACGAGATACTGTTGAAACACACGCGCTGAAAAATAGGGTTGCTGGGGAACTTCAATTTCGGCTTTCAAAAGAGAGAACGACCATTGCGGTTGCCCCTGGCCATCGTAAGCAAAGAGCCACTCTTTAGCAGGCCCGACTTCGAGTCGATAGTTATTGAATAAAGCATTGGACAGGCCAATAATCTCAACCGTCAGTGAAGTATTCTGTCCTTTGTTTTGCTCCCCACGATAGACCTCGACCGACTTTCCCTGCCAGGCCGACGCACTCACTGCCTGCTTGCGGTCAAGTTGTGCTTCCCATTGTTCAGCCAGCTGCGACGCGGTTTTACCATCCATGCAAACCACGTCCGGCCAGCGCGTGCGCAGCTCGCCAATATATTCTTCGGCTTGAGCGTTTCGATTTGCGGAGAGATAAATCTCTGTCAATTTTGCTGTCGCGTAGGCAGCCACTACAGGCTGCTGCGACGAACGAAGATGCTTGAGATGCCGCATCAGAGCACTCTGTAAATAAGCTCGATCTTCTTCCTGCGCAGAATCGATCTCCTGATCCAGTCGGGCTACCAGAATCATGCGGGCCTGCTGGGTTTCAGGCAGGTTGCCACAACATTGCAGAAATCGTTCCAAGGCAACACGATCTGCATGGACCAGCTTTTCCGAATAATATCGCGAAAAGAATGCGGCAATCTTCTTTCGATCTTCCACGGAGGCCCGCAGAGTCAGTAGTTCCAGCTGAGACCGTATCCAGCGATCCGTGCGGACAAATTCTCCCCCTTTCACCGGCTCCGATTCCAGCAGACCTTTCAGTTCGGACAGTCTGAGATAATTCAGAAGAGCGGCCTGCAGATTTCCACGCTGCTGATAATTCACCGCCAGAATCTGAAAGAATCTCTTTCGCTGCCCTTCGTCCACCAGCAAGCTTTTCATTTTGGGAATCAGCTTTTCATTCGGTGCGAAATCATGACCCAGGCTTTCCAGGAAGATATCTGCATACAGCCGCCGGGCACGCAGTGTCGGTTTAATCTGAAGCGACTGATCTATAAACTGCATCGCCTGGGTGACATCCCCCGCAAACAGCTTCAACTCACCCTTTAACAGCTGTGCGATTGCCTGGTCTTCTGGCTGCTTTGAGAGACTCGCCTGTCGAATCTGCTCCTCGATCGCTGTGACTGACTGGAAACCGACCACTTCAGATTCACTCTGAGAGACCAGCATTCCTCCAGCGGCTGCCAGATTTCCAACCAGACCTTCCGTTTCAACGCGTGTTCTGGCCAGAACCAATCCATCATCAAGACGGATGCTTAATATTTCTCCCGTCTCAACAGGCTGGTAATAGGTATTCTTCACTACAATTCCCCGGCCACTGGGTGCACCGATTGGCTGTGGTTTCGGCCAGGCAAGAGAGCCATCGCTCAGCTTCAATGCCTCGATCTGGTCATTTCCCACAAGCAGGATTTTCCCGTCGTGAATTGTGGCAATGAACAGATTATTTCGTCTGGGACGTGACCAGATCAAACGCCCATCGAACAGACTCAGGCATTGCAGTGTCTGAGACTTTCTGGATTCGATCAATACGCGGTTACCAATGATCACGGGAGTAAACTCGGCCCAGCCTTCGTCATTTCCATTGAAATCGCGGGCGAAAGCGGCAAACATGGAAATTTCTTTACCGCCGGTATCAACCTGCCTCCAGAGCAGCTTACGTTGAATGAGATCAATGCCGATCGTGCAACCGGAACCCGTGGGACAGACCAGGACTCCATGCGCGGCAGAGGGACTCAAGCCTATCCTGCGGCGAATATGATCAAGAGGACGACGATCCGTTGTATAATCGCGGGCTATAGGATAGTCACTCCGGTACAGCGACTGCGTCCAGATGGTCTGCCCTGTTGCGGCATCCAGAACCAGCAGACGAAATTCTCGACCTTCCTCTGCCAGGCAATATAACTTCCCATCCAGTGGTAAAGGAGCTCCCAGAAAATAATGCCCCGAATAATTAATCGGATTCTGCAGCCGTGGCCCACCCAGTTCCCATACAAACTTTCCGGTATCCGCTTCAAATGCCACCAGTCGATTAAACGAGTTGGGGACCAATACATTCTCACGATCAAGCCTGCTGAAGTGATAAAAGCCGGCAATGAACCCCACATTTTCCACACAGTAGACCAGCTTCCCATCAGTACTTAAATGCCCTGCAGTGTAATCCTGCCAGGCGCGCTGGGCCAGATATTTTTCCAGCGGCGTCTGTGGAGTACCCAGAAATTCTTCATCCGTGTTCTGTGGATCTTTGAGTAACTCCTGATACAACTTGTCTGAAAGTGTGGTCTCCCAGCTTAATTTGCCCGTCTTCAATGAAACCGCTTTGAGATTACGATGTGTTCTGAAAATCACCTGATCTCGAATAACCAGGGGACTGGCAGCCGGTAAAACACCTGCGACATGCTTGCGGCGATGCGCGCCCAGCTTTTGCAACATTTCCGCTACCGGCGGAGGGTCCTTGAGAAGCTGCAGGAATGGATCTTGAATTGTAGAGAATTGCCAGAGGGGTTTCGCAGAGGGAACCGCAAATTCGGCAGACGCGGTACGGGCAGGACTGCCTCGGTACATGGTCCAGTCACCCTGTTCCCGCGCCACGCGTAGATCAAGCCTGCCTGTCAGCCGCGATAACCACTCCACCGGATTTTCATCCGCGGTAAAGAGAGAGACCTTTGTGCCATTCGGAAACTGGTAAACAGGCTCTTCTGCCAGGCGCGACAGCTGCATTAATGCCTGTCGGCATTTTCCCAGGTTACCGAGATGAAACCAGGCAACAGCCAGTTTAAATGTCAGGTGTGGTTCTTTTGAAAGCGCCAGTTCATGTTGCGTACTGAGCATCTCCCAGATTTGGGTTGCTGCCAGAAAATCTCCGCGCTCGAAGTAATACCCGCCCAGCGCATAGGCTGCCTCTGCACCCGCTTTGGTAAAGAAATAGCGACGAACAATCTCGCGAAGCAGATTGTTATCATCCAGCGCTTCTGCCTGTTGCAGCATCTGATCAGCCGCAGGACCATATTGCAGTGAATAATAACGCCTGCCGGCATCAGGCAGCGTCGCGATCAACTGTTGCGCAGCCTCTTTCAGACTTTCAAAACCAGTCACTGAATCCGTTTGCAGGAAATCTTCCGGCGCATCCAGAATGGACTGCAGCTCAGGTATCGCGACCGGATACTTTTGCTCGCTGAGCAGTTGTTTTGCATCCTGAAAACTTTTTGAATAAAGCCGACTGGTAGGGAACAGTGCATGCGGATCGCCCTCTAAAATCCCATCTCCAACCCCATCATTGCGCAAAGGCTGCGCATGACAGCTAACATTGGAAATGAGACACTGAATCAGAACCATCGTCAGTACAGCAATGCATTGATGGCATCTGATGGAAAGTCGGAATGATAATATTTGAGAAACCATAGGCAAATGAAAGAATTCCACTTTCCATAATTCTGATTTAAAGTAACACAGGTCCCGGGCGTGCGTCGAAGCCAGTGGTCCCGCTTGAAGAATAATCCAGTAGCGTCAATGAACAATCAGTCTCGTATCTGCAATGACCTCTCTGATTTCTTCCGGCTTCAGCTGTCCTGCCTGCCAGGCACGGTTTGCTATGACAACACCTTCCCACATCATCACATTCACACTGGCGTCCTGCTTTATATTGTAACCCGGAGGACCGGCTGTTCCTTCATAAACGGTTAGTGGGACATGCTTAATCTGGTTTTCACTGGCGATTTTCTCCAGATCCCTTTTTACGTCAACGGGTGTATCAGTCAGCATCACAACAAAAGCAGCCAGTTTCTCATCCTGATGCGTGGCGACTTCTGAATCAATTTTCTTAATCAACATTGTTGTCGGTGCATCCAACTCTCTGACAAAGATACCCACAACAGGCCGCTCACCATACAGGCAGCGATAACACAATGTCTTCCCTTTATTGGGACCGGTCACATCAGACACTTCAAATGGCATGGGAATCGCGCCAATCTCCATACCCGACTGATAAGTCACCCGTTCTGTCTGCGCTTGATCTGCATCCATCGCAGACTGTTCTGCTGTGGAAACGTCTGCTGTGGAGTTTTCCAAATCTTTCTCAGAGACACCAGTCTGAGACTGGGCTGTTTGCCCGGATTTTTCACAACCGGTACCCCACATCAAACCTGAGAGAGAAATAAGCATGACAGCCGATAGAATTCTGGTGAAACGGACAGCATGCACAGCTCAATCCCTCCTCGGTCACAATAAGAACTACTTCACCCGCAGCATCAATTGTACGTCGTCAGTCTATTGGCTGTCGAGTACGAAAGATGCATTTTGCGGATGAGTTGGTAGTCTGATTGAGAGATTTTGAACGAAATGTTCAAGCAAATCCCTGATTACGATTTCAGCTGGTTGACCACTTCCAAAATCGCTTTACTGTCGTCAGCAGCTTTGACTTTGGTATTTTTCATCACAACTTTGCCATTTTTGTCAATCACAAAAGTCCAGCGTGCCGCTGTTACACCGCGTGTTAAGGTTTCTTCCTTACCATCAATAGTGCGTTTAATTGATCCGCCTGCTTTCAGAGGCACACCAAACTTTTTGGCAACCCCGCCATCTTCATCAGCCAGCAGAGTGAAATTCAAATCATGCTCTTTCTTGAAGAGCTGATGATTGCGAACGGAATCACCACTGACGCCGATCACTTCCACATTTTCCCCCTGCAGCTTTTTCATATCATCACGAAAACCACACGCCTGCTTGGTACAGCCGCCCGTTAAATCAGCAGGGTAGAAATACACGACAAGTACCTTCTTGCCAACATAGTCCGTTGATTTCCAGCCTTTGCCCTGATCGTCCTTTGCAGTAAAAGCGGGAGCACTGTCACCCACTTCCAGTTTGCCGGGAGGTGCATTCACCTGGCCGAACGCATTTGCAGTCAGACTGCACATACAGGCAAAACTCAACATCAAACCGAGGAACTCACGATACGAAAACTTCATGTCATTCACCTTGTCTAAAAAGTATAAAATCATGTTTTGTAAACAGTACTCTTGAATATAAAACGGGACACCGTCTATTTGATACTTAACGCAGATATTTATTTCGAATCATTCATCGGGATACGCGCATCAGTTCCAAACGCCGTCAACCTGCGCGGTTGCGCGACCAGCAACTGATTTCCCACTACCACTAAATTGCCGCCCGACTCGCCGTACTGTTTCCGCAGAGATATCCTCTGTTTCAGGTATCCCTGTTCTGCATGTACAACCAGAATCTCCTCTCTTAAAGGCCAGTAAATATACTTGCCGGCTAAAATTCCTCTTCCATATCCAAAACCTTCAGGATCGTGATAACCAGTTTTCCAGGTGATCCTGCCAGTATCTCGATCCAGTCCAAACAACCGGTTTCCACTGATAACCAGTGTTGACTGTGTCACCCCCAGAAGATTTCGTATCTGCTCCGGCCATTGCCTCTGCCAGAGCAGTAATCCAGATTCCGCATCGAAAGCCATCAGTTGAGAGGAATCCTGTGGTGCAGCAAATAGTATCCCCCGATCATAGAGACAGGGAACCAGTCCTGTTTTCATATGATTACTCAACTCATCTCTGTCAGTCTTATCCTGAGAAGGATATGTGACCAGCCAGTTCAACTTTCCATCAACGGTATCCAGGGAAGCGATTGCCCCCATGTCAGTCGAGAGGTAAAGTTGATCTTCCCCCAGAGTCAGTAGCAGATGACTGATGTAATTGACTCCTTCCTCAATACTTCTCAATGCCAGACAGATTTTCTGATTCCAGATCAATTCGCCTGTGTCAGCAGAAAAACAGGCCACATTCGTCTGCACTTCAGGAAAACCCCGATGTAATACCACATACAGCCTGTTGCCTGAGACAACAGGTGCCCCTTCAAAAGACCAGACAAAATTTTGCTCTCGCAGCTGGGCAGATGATATTTTCCATAACAGTTTGCCTTGCCCCTGATCGAGGTCAAGACAGACAAGATCAGAAAACAGTCCCAGTCGTTCGTCTTTGGCAACGGATGTTACCGGTGATCCCATGCGGGCAAAAAGGCGACCTCCTGCAATCGTGGATGTATAGCGGGGCACACCTACCACGGGTCGAAAAGGCAGACGGCTGACGCGATGACTGGCAGACGGATAAAGAATCGGGCTGGCCCCCTGGTCCTGAGACCAGGCAGGCAACCCTGTTTTCCAGTTCAACCCATAGATTCGCTCGGCGTCATTGAAGAAAACGTGTTCCTGATGAACGACGGGAAACAGTCCCGGGGGTACGCGAAATCCAAATGCCGGTTTCGCGGTAAATTCCTGACTCCAGACCATCGGCACTGGAAATGTCCACGCAATCCTGCCAATCTCCAGTTGATGCGCGGCTTTGAAATTCCGTGTCTGATGTCCGGCAAATGTGTTTATCTCTCCCTGATTCTCAGGCAGCGCAACCCGGCTGCGATCAGCAAGAATTTCAGCCAGCAAGGCGGACAGATTTCCCTCTTTGCCTGCCAGCTTTCCATCTGTCTCCGGATACTTTTTGCGGAACTGACTATATTCAAAGTCAGCCTGACTGAAATTTCCTTCGAAGAAACTGACCAGAATCAGACGAGCCAGAATTTCAGGAACCGGTAAGTCTGTATCGGGATAATGAAATAATCCGGTATCATAGACGGGAGAAGCAGAAGCAGTCCGCGGAATCAGCTTACGCCAGCAGGAGCGTGCTTCCGCCAGTTGCCCCTGCTCCCAGGCCAGTTCTCCCAGCAGATTCAGGGCATCATCCCCGTAACTGCTCATCAAAGCCTGTTCGGTAATGTTGATCAGGGGTTGCTGCTCACGCGAGTTGGCTATCGCTTCCTCATACCAGCGCTTGGCGCGGGGATCTACTTTTTCCCGGTAAATGGCAATTGCTTCAGGCGGAAATCCTGCCAGCAGATTCTGGCAATATTCAGACACGCGCAAATATCTC
The sequence above is a segment of the Gimesia algae genome. Coding sequences within it:
- a CDS encoding outer membrane protein assembly factor BamB family protein, with amino-acid sequence MVLIQCLISNVSCHAQPLRNDGVGDGILEGDPHALFPTSRLYSKSFQDAKQLLSEQKYPVAIPELQSILDAPEDFLQTDSVTGFESLKEAAQQLIATLPDAGRRYYSLQYGPAADQMLQQAEALDDNNLLREIVRRYFFTKAGAEAAYALGGYYFERGDFLAATQIWEMLSTQHELALSKEPHLTFKLAVAWFHLGNLGKCRQALMQLSRLAEEPVYQFPNGTKVSLFTADENPVEWLSRLTGRLDLRVAREQGDWTMYRGSPARTASAEFAVPSAKPLWQFSTIQDPFLQLLKDPPPVAEMLQKLGAHRRKHVAGVLPAASPLVIRDQVIFRTHRNLKAVSLKTGKLSWETTLSDKLYQELLKDPQNTDEEFLGTPQTPLEKYLAQRAWQDYTAGHLSTDGKLVYCVENVGFIAGFYHFSRLDRENVLVPNSFNRLVAFEADTGKFVWELGGPRLQNPINYSGHYFLGAPLPLDGKLYCLAEEGREFRLLVLDAATGQTIWTQSLYRSDYPIARDYTTDRRPLDHIRRRIGLSPSAAHGVLVCPTGSGCTIGIDLIQRKLLWRQVDTGGKEISMFAAFARDFNGNDEGWAEFTPVIIGNRVLIESRKSQTLQCLSLFDGRLIWSRPRRNNLFIATIHDGKILLVGNDQIEALKLSDGSLAWPKPQPIGAPSGRGIVVKNTYYQPVETGEILSIRLDDGLVLARTRVETEGLVGNLAAAGGMLVSQSESEVVGFQSVTAIEEQIRQASLSKQPEDQAIAQLLKGELKLFAGDVTQAMQFIDQSLQIKPTLRARRLYADIFLESLGHDFAPNEKLIPKMKSLLVDEGQRKRFFQILAVNYQQRGNLQAALLNYLRLSELKGLLESEPVKGGEFVRTDRWIRSQLELLTLRASVEDRKKIAAFFSRYYSEKLVHADRVALERFLQCCGNLPETQQARMILVARLDQEIDSAQEEDRAYLQSALMRHLKHLRSSQQPVVAAYATAKLTEIYLSANRNAQAEEYIGELRTRWPDVVCMDGKTASQLAEQWEAQLDRKQAVSASAWQGKSVEVYRGEQNKGQNTSLTVEIIGLSNALFNNYRLEVGPAKEWLFAYDGQGQPQWSFSLLKAEIEVPQQPYFSARVFQQYLVVNFGAEFFILDTLNRDSEDRPLLLWKQRLMSGPPSVRDYISIERTGVAPVLREYLTRNMDRELLGRIGTINEEFICYQIGSDLIAADLLTGEILWKQQGFGISSRHYGDAEHVIVIAGQEQAEQRYVVLSGQNGDVINTFKLDQGESPIFAFERYLLTLTIEADNDRQLHLKDLTKDEEIWSQKLSENSIYTLGQNYEIVMMHPDGTIAFLDLMTGEQKFAVQGQPASKMINLLVLRNSRQYLVFVSLPYIAADRADATRGRVVFRSLSLTSYLFNGMAYSIDRQTGELMWSLPLETQGIDFSQFLDLPVMTFGIRRIRGITSTDGTQVDLQVVDLRNGDVVLKETTTSNRLRIWVVPDLERNDILIEPFQIRLSFEDPPIAAKKP
- a CDS encoding peroxiredoxin, translated to MKFSYREFLGLMLSFACMCSLTANAFGQVNAPPGKLEVGDSAPAFTAKDDQGKGWKSTDYVGKKVLVVYFYPADLTGGCTKQACGFRDDMKKLQGENVEVIGVSGDSVRNHQLFKKEHDLNFTLLADEDGGVAKKFGVPLKAGGSIKRTIDGKEETLTRGVTAARWTFVIDKNGKVVMKNTKVKAADDSKAILEVVNQLKS
- a CDS encoding PQQ-binding-like beta-propeller repeat protein — translated: MQRLRGCIALLVCGAFSFSTEIGLAQPESQVITSRFRESVSLDVNNTVLKKMGSVRDYLTEQQWEDAVKILIQISDEYGDSLYPESPGRYLRVSEYCQNLLAGFPPEAIAIYREKVDPRAKRWYEEAIANSREQQPLINITEQALMSSYGDDALNLLGELAWEQGQLAEARSCWRKLIPRTASASPVYDTGLFHYPDTDLPVPEILARLILVSFFEGNFSQADFEYSQFRKKYPETDGKLAGKEGNLSALLAEILADRSRVALPENQGEINTFAGHQTRNFKAAHQLEIGRIAWTFPVPMVWSQEFTAKPAFGFRVPPGLFPVVHQEHVFFNDAERIYGLNWKTGLPAWSQDQGASPILYPSASHRVSRLPFRPVVGVPRYTSTIAGGRLFARMGSPVTSVAKDERLGLFSDLVCLDLDQGQGKLLWKISSAQLREQNFVWSFEGAPVVSGNRLYVVLHRGFPEVQTNVACFSADTGELIWNQKICLALRSIEEGVNYISHLLLTLGEDQLYLSTDMGAIASLDTVDGKLNWLVTYPSQDKTDRDELSNHMKTGLVPCLYDRGILFAAPQDSSQLMAFDAESGLLLWQRQWPEQIRNLLGVTQSTLVISGNRLFGLDRDTGRITWKTGYHDPEGFGYGRGILAGKYIYWPLREEILVVHAEQGYLKQRISLRKQYGESGGNLVVVGNQLLVAQPRRLTAFGTDARIPMNDSK